The proteins below come from a single Streptomyces sp. MRC013 genomic window:
- a CDS encoding zf-HC2 domain-containing protein — translation MSGARPTPAEHHLGDRLAALVDGELGHDARERVLAHLATCARCKAEADAQRRVKSFFAESAPPPPPAGLLARLQGLPGGSGGPPFADGGPGTGPRRTGSPPDTTGRPGPDPFRAGPGGFGHLPAGGRAPSARGGFRIHQPGREVERSVWLGRRFAFAAASAVSFAAIALGGAIPTAGVVEARGEAPGSSVTPLRSPSAGQPAAPLEGPRRRSTASAGPGRFADRPGPLLPGAQVRTGRPTAPPFLHAVSPLIGAGALPLASAPDPVPVSRRPSYRTPPATVSGTPAHLVESTVGGAGRALSGQ, via the coding sequence GTGAGTGGCGCACGTCCGACCCCCGCGGAACACCATCTGGGGGACCGGCTCGCCGCGCTCGTCGACGGCGAGCTGGGCCACGACGCCCGTGAGCGGGTCCTCGCCCACCTGGCGACCTGCGCCCGCTGCAAGGCCGAAGCCGACGCGCAGCGCCGCGTCAAGAGCTTCTTCGCCGAGTCCGCACCCCCGCCGCCCCCCGCGGGGCTGCTCGCACGCCTTCAGGGGCTGCCCGGGGGGAGCGGCGGACCGCCGTTCGCGGACGGCGGCCCGGGGACCGGCCCCCGGCGCACCGGGTCTCCCCCGGACACCACCGGGCGGCCCGGCCCCGACCCGTTCCGGGCGGGACCCGGGGGCTTCGGCCACCTCCCCGCGGGCGGGCGCGCGCCGTCCGCGCGCGGGGGCTTCCGGATCCACCAGCCCGGCCGGGAGGTGGAGCGGTCCGTGTGGCTCGGCCGGAGGTTCGCGTTCGCGGCGGCCAGCGCCGTCTCGTTCGCGGCGATCGCACTGGGCGGCGCGATACCGACGGCCGGGGTGGTCGAGGCGCGGGGCGAGGCACCCGGGAGCAGCGTGACGCCGCTGCGGTCGCCGTCCGCCGGGCAGCCCGCCGCGCCCCTCGAGGGCCCGCGCCGCCGCTCCACCGCGAGCGCCGGCCCGGGCCGGTTCGCCGACCGGCCCGGGCCCCTGCTGCCGGGTGCGCAGGTCCGGACGGGACGTCCGACGGCTCCGCCGTTCCTCCACGCGGTGTCCCCCCTGATCGGTGCCGGCGCCCTGCCCCTGGCGAGCGCTCCCGACCCGGTGCCGGTCTCCCGCCGCCCTTCGTACCGGACACCCCCCGCCACCGTGAGCGGCACCCCGGCACACCTGGTTGAATCCACGGTCGGGGGCGCCGGAAGGGCGCTGAGTGGCCAGTAG
- the sigE gene encoding RNA polymerase sigma factor SigE, whose product MVGAPLDTTRADRGGAAAPVDRRGALRLRRFLGSAGEPKSVTEIADSTRAATETAATTATFASDAESQAWAPPTWEEIVSTHSGRVYRLAYRLTGNQHDAEDLTQEVFVRVFRSLSTYTPGTFEGWLHRITTNLFLDTVRRKQRIRFDALGEDAAERLPSRDPSPQQAFHDTHFDADVQQALDTLAPEFRAAVVLCDIEGLSYEEIAATLGVKLGTVRSRIHRGRSHLRKALKHRSPEARAGQRPVTGRAFVAVGGEGGAA is encoded by the coding sequence ATGGTAGGGGCTCCACTGGACACCACCAGAGCCGACAGGGGAGGTGCGGCTGCGCCTGTGGATCGGAGAGGGGCGCTGCGGCTGCGGCGCTTCCTCGGGTCGGCGGGTGAGCCGAAATCCGTGACCGAGATCGCTGACAGCACCCGCGCCGCCACCGAGACCGCAGCCACGACGGCGACCTTCGCATCGGATGCGGAATCGCAGGCGTGGGCTCCTCCGACCTGGGAGGAGATCGTCAGCACGCACAGCGGGCGCGTCTACCGCCTCGCCTACCGCCTGACGGGCAACCAGCACGACGCCGAGGACCTCACGCAGGAGGTCTTCGTCCGCGTCTTCCGCTCCCTGTCGACGTACACGCCGGGCACGTTCGAGGGCTGGCTGCACCGCATCACCACGAACCTCTTCCTGGACACGGTGCGGCGCAAGCAGCGCATCCGCTTCGACGCGCTCGGCGAGGACGCCGCGGAGCGGCTGCCCAGCCGCGACCCGTCGCCCCAGCAGGCCTTCCACGACACCCACTTCGACGCGGACGTGCAGCAGGCGCTGGACACGCTGGCGCCGGAGTTCCGCGCGGCCGTCGTGCTGTGCGACATCGAGGGCCTGTCGTACGAGGAGATCGCCGCGACGCTCGGCGTGAAGCTCGGCACGGTCCGCAGCCGGATCCACCGCGGCCGCTCGCACCTGCGCAAGGCGCTCAAGCACCGGTCGCCCGAGGCGCGGGCCGGGCAGCGCCCCGTCACCGGGCGCGCCTTCGTCGCCGTGGGCGGGGAGGGCGGAGCCGCGTGA
- a CDS encoding DUF3117 domain-containing protein has protein sequence MAAMKPRTGDGPLEVTKEGRGIVMRVPLEGGGRLVVELTPDEAVALGEELKKVTS, from the coding sequence ATGGCGGCCATGAAGCCGCGGACGGGCGACGGCCCGCTCGAGGTGACCAAGGAGGGGCGGGGCATCGTCATGCGCGTTCCGCTCGAAGGCGGCGGTCGGCTCGTCGTCGAGCTGACCCCGGACGAGGCCGTAGCCCTCGGCGAGGAGCTGAAGAAGGTCACGAGCTGA
- the dapE gene encoding succinyl-diaminopimelate desuccinylase has translation MTDSTPEAPLRTALDLTLDGPALTAALVDFPSVSGTEKPLADAIEQALRALPHLTVDRYGNNVVARTHLGRAERVVLAGHIDTVPIADNVPSRLDADGVLWGCGTSDMKSGVAVQLRIAATVPEPNRDLTFVFYDNEEVAAHLNGLGHVAAAHPDWLAGDFAVLLEPSDGEVEGGCQGTLRVSLTLRGERAHSARSWMGSNAVHAAAPVLARLASYEPRRPVVDGLEYREGLNAVGITGGVATNVIPDECTVVVNYRYAPDRTPEEAEKHVREVFADCGVDEFVVDDHSGGALPGLSHPAAAAFMTAVGGTARPKFGWTDVSRFSALGVPAVNYGPGNPVLAHKRDERVAVDRITHCERRLYDWLTA, from the coding sequence ATGACCGACTCCACGCCCGAAGCGCCCCTCCGCACCGCTCTGGACCTCACGCTGGACGGTCCGGCACTGACCGCCGCGCTGGTCGACTTCCCCTCCGTCAGCGGCACCGAGAAGCCGCTCGCGGACGCGATCGAGCAGGCCCTGCGCGCCCTCCCGCACCTCACCGTCGACCGGTACGGCAACAACGTCGTCGCCCGCACGCACCTCGGCCGCGCCGAGCGGGTCGTCCTCGCCGGCCACATCGACACCGTGCCGATCGCGGACAACGTCCCCTCCCGGCTGGACGCGGACGGCGTCCTGTGGGGCTGCGGCACGTCCGACATGAAGTCCGGCGTCGCCGTCCAGCTCCGCATCGCCGCGACCGTCCCCGAGCCCAACCGCGACCTGACGTTCGTCTTCTACGACAACGAGGAGGTCGCCGCCCACCTCAACGGCCTCGGGCACGTGGCCGCCGCGCACCCCGACTGGCTCGCCGGGGACTTCGCCGTCCTGCTGGAGCCGTCCGACGGGGAGGTCGAGGGCGGCTGCCAGGGCACCCTGCGCGTCAGCCTCACCCTGCGGGGCGAGCGCGCCCACTCGGCCCGCTCCTGGATGGGCTCCAACGCCGTCCACGCCGCCGCGCCCGTCCTGGCCCGCCTCGCCTCGTACGAGCCGCGCCGCCCGGTCGTCGACGGGCTGGAGTACCGCGAGGGCCTCAACGCCGTCGGGATCACCGGCGGCGTCGCCACCAACGTGATCCCCGACGAGTGCACCGTCGTCGTGAACTACCGCTACGCCCCCGACCGCACCCCGGAGGAGGCCGAGAAGCACGTGCGGGAGGTGTTCGCCGACTGCGGCGTGGACGAGTTCGTCGTCGACGACCACTCCGGCGGCGCCCTGCCCGGCCTCTCCCACCCGGCCGCGGCGGCGTTCATGACGGCGGTCGGCGGCACCGCCCGCCCCAAGTTCGGCTGGACCGACGTCTCCCGCTTCAGCGCGCTCGGCGTGCCCGCCGTCAACTACGGGCCCGGCAACCCGGTCCTCGCGCACAAGCGGGACGAGCGCGTCGCGGTCGACCGGATCACCCACTGCGAGCGGCGCCTGTACGACTGGCTCACTGCCTGA
- a CDS encoding enoyl-CoA hydratase-related protein, translated as MADTVLYEVSEGLATVTINRPDAMNALNTEAKDALREALEAAGADSAVRAVLLTAAGRAFCVGQDLKEHVQSLTGEDAMRTVREHYNPIVRAIAGMPKPVVAGVNGVAAGAGFGFALAADYRVVADTASFNTSFAGVALSADSGISWTLPRLVGAARAADLMLFPRSLSAREAYDLGLVGRLVPAAELAAEAERTARALAAGPTLAYASIKEAMAYGAGHTLAETLEKEDELQTRAGASEDHRIAVEAFLAKEKPEYVGR; from the coding sequence ATGGCCGACACCGTGCTGTACGAGGTGAGCGAAGGGCTCGCGACCGTCACCATCAACCGGCCCGACGCGATGAACGCGCTGAACACCGAGGCGAAGGACGCGCTGCGGGAGGCCCTGGAGGCCGCGGGCGCCGACTCCGCCGTGCGCGCGGTGCTGCTGACCGCGGCGGGCCGGGCGTTCTGCGTGGGCCAGGACCTCAAGGAGCACGTGCAGTCGCTGACCGGCGAGGACGCGATGCGGACGGTGCGGGAGCACTACAACCCGATCGTCCGGGCGATCGCCGGGATGCCGAAGCCGGTGGTGGCCGGGGTGAACGGGGTCGCGGCGGGCGCCGGCTTCGGCTTCGCGCTGGCGGCGGACTACCGGGTCGTCGCCGACACGGCCTCGTTCAACACGTCCTTCGCGGGCGTGGCGCTCAGCGCCGACTCGGGCATCTCGTGGACGCTGCCCCGCCTGGTCGGCGCCGCCCGCGCCGCCGACCTGATGCTGTTCCCGCGCTCGCTGTCCGCGCGGGAGGCGTACGACCTGGGCCTGGTCGGCAGGCTGGTGCCGGCCGCCGAGCTGGCCGCGGAGGCGGAGCGGACCGCCCGCGCCCTCGCGGCGGGCCCCACGCTCGCGTACGCGTCGATCAAGGAGGCCATGGCGTACGGCGCCGGGCACACCCTGGCGGAGACCCTGGAGAAGGAGGACGAGCTCCAGACCCGGGCCGGCGCCTCCGAGGACCACCGGATCGCGGTGGAGGCGTTCCTCGCGAAGGAGAAGCCGGAGTACGTCGGCCGCTAG
- the folP gene encoding dihydropteroate synthase — MLRLGRREFDAHEPVVMAIVNRTPDSFYDQGATFHDEPALARVERAVAEGAAIVDVGGVKAGPGEEVDAEEEARRTVGFVAEVRRRHPDVVISVDTWRHEVGEAVCEAGADLLNDAWGGVDPKLAEVAARYGAGLVCTHAGGAEPRTRPHRVAYDDVVADILRVTVGLAERAVALGVPRESVLIDPGHDFGKNTRHSLEATRRLGEMVETGWPVLVSLSNKDFVGETLDRPVKERVVGTLATTAVSAWLGARVYRVHEVAETRQVLDMVASIAGHREPAVARRGLA, encoded by the coding sequence ATGCTGCGCCTGGGACGACGCGAATTCGACGCGCACGAGCCGGTGGTCATGGCCATCGTGAACCGGACCCCGGACTCCTTCTACGACCAGGGGGCCACCTTCCACGACGAGCCCGCCCTCGCCCGGGTCGAGCGGGCCGTGGCCGAGGGGGCGGCGATCGTCGACGTGGGAGGGGTGAAGGCGGGGCCCGGCGAGGAGGTCGACGCCGAGGAGGAGGCGCGGCGCACGGTCGGCTTCGTGGCGGAGGTGCGGCGGCGCCACCCCGACGTGGTGATCAGCGTCGACACCTGGCGGCACGAGGTCGGCGAGGCCGTGTGCGAGGCCGGGGCGGACCTGCTGAACGACGCCTGGGGCGGCGTCGATCCGAAGCTCGCGGAGGTCGCCGCCCGGTACGGGGCGGGACTCGTGTGCACCCACGCGGGCGGCGCCGAGCCGCGGACGCGTCCGCACCGGGTGGCGTACGACGACGTGGTGGCGGACATCCTGCGCGTGACGGTCGGGCTGGCCGAGCGGGCCGTGGCGCTGGGGGTGCCGCGGGAGTCGGTGCTGATCGACCCGGGGCACGACTTCGGGAAGAACACCCGGCACTCCCTGGAGGCGACGCGGCGGCTCGGGGAGATGGTGGAGACGGGGTGGCCGGTGCTGGTCTCCCTGTCGAACAAGGACTTCGTGGGCGAGACCCTGGACCGGCCGGTGAAGGAGCGGGTCGTCGGGACGCTGGCGACGACGGCGGTGTCGGCGTGGCTGGGGGCCCGGGTGTACCGGGTGCACGAGGTCGCCGAGACGCGGCAGGTGCTGGACATGGTGGCGTCCATCGCGGGGCACCGCGAGCCGGCCGTCGCCCGGCGGGGGCTGGCGTGA
- a CDS encoding DNA-3-methyladenine glycosylase I — protein MTGGAVPGPDGAPRCPWGLSTPDYLPYHDGEWGRPVHGDDALFERLSLEAFQSGLSWITVLRRREGFRRAFAGFRIAEVAAFTEADRERLLADEGIIRNRAKIDATLANARLLAGWEPGELDGLVWSHAPDPAARPAPRTLADVPAVTPESTALAKALKRRGIRFVGPTTAYALMQACGLVDDHLSDCVARTARPPAAAPAS, from the coding sequence GTGACCGGCGGGGCGGTGCCCGGGCCGGACGGCGCGCCGCGCTGCCCGTGGGGCCTCTCGACCCCCGACTACCTCCCCTACCACGACGGCGAGTGGGGCCGCCCGGTCCACGGCGACGACGCGCTGTTCGAACGGCTGAGCCTGGAGGCGTTCCAGTCCGGCCTGTCGTGGATCACCGTCCTGCGCCGCCGGGAGGGCTTCCGGCGGGCCTTCGCCGGTTTCCGGATCGCCGAGGTCGCCGCCTTCACGGAGGCCGACCGGGAGCGGCTGCTCGCCGACGAGGGCATCATCCGCAACCGCGCCAAGATCGACGCGACGCTCGCCAACGCGCGCCTGCTCGCCGGGTGGGAACCCGGCGAGCTCGACGGACTGGTCTGGTCCCACGCGCCGGACCCGGCGGCCCGCCCGGCCCCGCGCACGCTCGCGGACGTCCCGGCGGTCACGCCCGAGTCGACGGCCCTGGCGAAGGCCCTGAAGCGGCGCGGCATCCGCTTCGTCGGGCCCACCACGGCGTACGCGCTGATGCAGGCGTGCGGCCTGGTCGACGACCACCTGTCGGACTGCGTCGCCCGCACCGCGCGCCCGCCCGCCGCGGCCCCGGCCTCCTAG
- a CDS encoding O-methyltransferase, which produces MPSVSPGTGAALRMLAATADAKAVAEIGTGTGVSGIYLLLGMRPDGVLTTVDPEPDRQQFARQAFRAAGFAGNRARFIPGRALDVLPRLADGGYDVVFCDGDRAEYPAYLDESLRLLRPGGLVCFEGVFADGRTVDSGAQPVEVLTLRELLRTVRESGELVPSLLPVGDGLLCAVRRG; this is translated from the coding sequence GTGCCCTCGGTGTCCCCCGGCACCGGTGCCGCGTTGCGGATGCTCGCCGCCACGGCGGACGCCAAGGCCGTCGCGGAGATCGGTACGGGTACCGGCGTCTCCGGGATCTACCTGCTGCTGGGCATGCGGCCGGACGGGGTGCTGACCACCGTGGACCCGGAGCCGGACCGGCAGCAGTTCGCCAGGCAGGCGTTCCGGGCGGCGGGGTTCGCCGGGAACCGGGCGCGCTTCATCCCGGGCCGGGCGCTGGACGTGCTGCCGAGGCTGGCCGACGGCGGGTACGACGTGGTCTTCTGCGACGGCGACCGCGCCGAGTACCCGGCGTACCTCGACGAGTCCCTGCGGCTGCTGCGGCCGGGCGGACTGGTGTGCTTCGAGGGCGTGTTCGCGGACGGCCGCACGGTCGACTCGGGCGCCCAGCCGGTCGAGGTGCTGACGCTGCGGGAGTTGCTGCGCACGGTGCGGGAGAGCGGCGAGCTGGTGCCGTCCCTGCTGCCGGTCGGTGACGGGCTGCTCTGCGCCGTGCGCCGCGGCTGA
- a CDS encoding TIGR00730 family Rossman fold protein yields MGNPEAEGVRTRAEQRLGPVLRRREQIQPGTADQRLLDTAGDADWVHTDPWRVMRIQSEFVEGFGALAELPGAISVFGSARTPAGTPEYEAGVRLGRALAEAGFAVITGGGPGAMEAANKGAREAKGVSVGLGIELPFEQGLNPHVDIGINFRYFFVRKTMFVKYARGFVVLPGGLGTLDELFEALTLVQTRKVTRFPIVLFGTEYWSGLVDWLRGTVIAQGKAAERDLMLFHVTDDVDEAVALVSKEAGR; encoded by the coding sequence GTGGGAAACCCCGAGGCCGAAGGAGTGCGGACACGCGCGGAGCAGCGGCTGGGACCGGTGCTCCGCCGCAGGGAACAGATCCAGCCGGGCACGGCCGACCAGCGGCTGCTGGACACCGCGGGCGACGCGGACTGGGTCCACACCGACCCCTGGCGGGTCATGCGCATCCAGTCCGAGTTCGTCGAGGGCTTCGGCGCGCTGGCCGAACTCCCCGGCGCCATCAGCGTCTTCGGCTCGGCCCGCACCCCGGCCGGCACACCGGAGTACGAGGCCGGCGTGAGACTCGGCAGGGCCCTGGCCGAGGCGGGCTTCGCGGTGATCACGGGCGGCGGGCCGGGCGCCATGGAGGCCGCGAACAAGGGCGCGCGCGAGGCGAAGGGCGTCTCCGTCGGCCTCGGCATCGAGCTCCCCTTCGAGCAGGGCCTCAACCCGCACGTCGACATCGGCATCAACTTCCGCTACTTCTTCGTGCGGAAGACGATGTTCGTCAAGTACGCCCGGGGTTTCGTCGTCCTGCCGGGCGGTCTGGGCACGCTGGACGAGCTGTTCGAGGCGCTGACCCTCGTCCAGACCCGCAAGGTCACCCGCTTCCCGATCGTCCTGTTCGGCACGGAGTACTGGTCGGGCCTGGTCGACTGGCTCCGCGGCACGGTCATCGCCCAGGGCAAGGCCGCCGAGCGCGACCTGATGCTGTTCCACGTGACGGACGACGTGGACGAGGCGGTGGCCCTGGTCAGCAAGGAGGCCGGGCGCTGA